The nucleotide sequence taaatattagctatttttattcttgtattAAGTGGAACACATGATAATAAGAACTATCTTCATTAATTCCATACTTGTTATACTGCCCTATTTATCATTATTTCCCAgcataaataaattgtgatatgttaatttatatttcttaaaagcaGGAGTAATGGTGAAGAATgagaagaagcagcagctcaCAGAATAGGTCACTGAAGGCACTGCAGTTGCCTGCATACATGCAGACACATTCATattctatctctttctctttctctctctctctctctctctctctctctctctctctccctctctcccagttTCCAAATTTTGGGATAATTAGGTGATTAATACATGCACTCTCCTGTTATtaattcattctataaatatttatcaaatgcctATTACCTTAATATTTTCAGAGTATAAAAgatgaatattaataataaatcacAGGTGTCTTAAAGACATAAGCTAACAAGACTGTAGTGGACACATAATGATTttgcttgtctagcatgcctaATCCCTTTGGGGAACTGCTCCTTAACTATTCCCTAGTAATATCTGCTGTTAATCTATCTTACTTTATCCTTGGTTAAAGAGTTGggcagagttcaaagccagtctcagcaatggcaaggcactaaacaactcagtgagaccctgtctctaagtaaaatacaaaatagggctggggatgtggctcagtggttgagtaccccagAGTTCAAACcccacatcaaaaaaaaaaaaaaaaaagatgggcaaATACTACAAATATAAATTACCCTAAGTTCTATAAACAGTAACTATTCCATGTGACCTaagcagggaaaaaaagaatttaccttTTATCAACATACAAATGTTGGAAAGAGAGATGAACTTAAAAAGACAGATCTGAGTCTGCCAGGTATCATCTTGCCTCCACATGAAGTCAGCGTGTTTAGAGAATGATATGAATAGAGCCAGACAGTTACGAGATATCTGAAGCCAGGAACAAAATCTGAGTTTCATAAGAAGCAAACCCACTGACTTCCTTTTTGGCTTTAGTTTAACACTAatataattgttttgttttttaaatccaagTTGTATTAAGTGCTAGAGAAAGGTTCAGAGTATTCCAGCAACTCATCAGATTTGGCTGAAGTAAGTGGGGAGAAATTCATGGCAGAGGTATTCAGTAACATGAAGAAGTAAAAGCATTTCACCAAATGAAAATGTGAATGGAGCTGCCAAGCGTGGTGGtggcacccctgtaatcccagcagtttgggagactgaggcaaaaggatcacgaGTTTAAAGCTGgtctcagcaaaagctaggtggaaagcaacttagtgagaccctgcctctaaataaaaatacaaaatagggttgaggatgtggcttggtggtcaagtgcccctgagttcaaaaacccggctatccaaaaaaaaaaaaagaaagaaaaggcaaatggataaagaacattcCGAGTAGCAAGGGGAAAGAATATGGCATGTATGTAAAATGCAGTTCAGCTTGGTTAGACAGTATAATATAAACAGATGATAGATCACAGGTGCCTTAAATGATATTCTTACAAGACTTAGGCTGTTTCTCTAGACTAGGGAAATGACGATGAGGGGATATCACAGAAAGATAGATCAAATTCCTTTTGTGATTAACACTCTTTGGTAATTATGCACTTATTAGTCTTATCATCATAATTTGGTGGTTTTATACTGTATCCATAGAGAATTAAATGACTTATTAATTCAGATATACTTCCTCTGTTATTGACATCTAATCTACTTAGGTAAAAAACCCTGGCAATAAAAAAGAACTATAGTTTATATGGCAATTAATCTGAGCTGGTTCCTGGTGATCACTCATTATTGTCACCTGCATCTCAAGTAATATCATTGAGCTCTTTAATTAATTATACACAAAGCTATCtagaaagtttaaaaacatgATAAACCTAAAACTATTTGAGTTCAAAAATACCACTATTTTCCTGGTaacataattcatttaaaaaaaaaaaagtattataaatgaCCTTATACCATAcagaaaattaactcaaaatggatcaaactggagttaaaactttaaaactcttagaagaaaacaaaggaaaatattcatggcaatggatttggcaatgatttcttggatgtgGTATCAAAACAAAAggtaacaaaaggaaaattaggtAAACTGgataatatcaaaattaaaaatagttgtgCATCCAAGGACACTACctaaagagaaaactcaaagagTAGGAAGAAACATCTACAAATCATTTATCTGATATGGGattgatattcagaatatataaagaactcctataaTTCAACAATAacaaccagattttttttttaatggacaaaacttgaagacatttctctaaagaagatgatcaacatcactaatcattaatGAATTCAATGCAAAACTACAATGGCATACCCATTAGGATGccaactataaaaaaagaaaaagaaagtaagagtTAGTGAGGATGTACCAGAATTGGAACCCTCATGCATTGCTGGAAAGACTACAGAATTGTGCAGCCACTgtgaaaaacagtttggcagtttcagggttcaatcctcagtaccaatagGTAGGTAGGCAGttaggtaggtaggtaggaaggcagatagataggtagacaaaaaaataaataaagttaaacacagaattgccatatgatccagcaagtCCAATCCTAAATATATACCCAAATGAATTAAAAGTGGGGACTCAAATAGGTATTTGTGCATCAACgttcattattcacaatagccaaaaggttgaaaaacccaaatgtccatcatcaacagacaaatggataaacaaaatgtgatataataGGATATCAtccagccttaaaaaggaatgaaattatgacacaTCCTACAatatagatgaaccttgaaaatactatgataagtaaaataagccaaatacaAAAGGACAAAAATTGTATGGTTCTATTTATCTGAGATATCTAATAGGCAAATGCACACAGAAAGCACAACAGAGGTCAGAGAGAGGTGGAAATAGGGAATTATTGTTTAATGTGTATTGAATTTATGTTAGGaataatgaaaaaattctggaaataaataaTGGTGATGGTTAtataacaatgtgaatatacttaatatcACTggactgtacactttaaatgattaaaatggtaaatttaggttatgtatattttatcataaatCTTTTAAAGTGCTAAGAATGGGCTAAGACCAGAGGCCTTCTACATTTATCTTGGCAGTAGAGCAGTGGCATACATGGAATGAAACTCACAGTCAACCAACCAGTACTGAAATACTAGACAAACATAAGCAATTTAACATTGCTGGGCATGATACACTGTTGCCCTGACTTTAGGACAAGGGACTCAAATCCAAATATTGTTTCCAAGTCCTCTTAATGCTTGGTTTCCTGGATTCCTCTCAAGCACCTCATCTGTCCACAAGAATAGAAAGAGAGACTGAATGACAGCAATCTGAAGTCAGTCCAACACCAAGGTCTGTTGGCAGGCTAGAAAGAGGCTGAGGACTTCTACAGTGCCAAACCCCTGTTCTCATAGGATCAGCGAGTTTGCAAAGATAATAggccctctctctttcccttcttaaaactttttcttgatatataatatacatacagaAAAGGGTATCATaagaaacaatgatttttttaaagcctaTTAGGAAAATTCTTTAAGTTCAGTAAtcttaaattcatttctttaaaaattgaagtttaaaaatagatttatttcatCACAAACAGTATTATCTTAACTGTCAAGtgttaaataatttcatttgttttccccCAAGTAGAAGGGCTAAAGCTATGAAAACAGTCAAGTTGCATATTAGATGGTCAACTTAGCAAAAAGACTGTTAAAAAGTGACCAAGTAGTACCTGTTAATACTAACATTCAAACAAGAAAATACAAGCAGTTACCTCAATTCCTCACTTTTTCTTGTTGTCTACATCATTCTAAGTCAGCTCTGAGCAACTTCACTACATTCAAAACACATTCCCTATCTGTTCATTTCTCTCCACTCTGCTAAAACTGTCCCCATCTTCCTCAATAATATTATCTTACCTGTACATGGTAGCAGCCCCCTTAAGTGGTCTCTCagctttaccattttttttttaatcccacaacacaaatttttattagttatccTTGGGCCTggcaaaaaaatttttgaacacaatataattttaaaaaatttttaaacaagggAATTGtcataaatgaggaaaagagatgaAAATGTCAAAAGACTGTATAACTCcacctctgtttttttttaagtgaaccaTTAATATTGCATCCATTCACCTTTGAATACCTAAATCTTGTTAACAGAATGAAagatgaagtttttttcttttttttttttttttttaacttgagatcCTATTATATAGAGGTTTGGAAACAAATGAGAATTGTCCTTAATGTGCACAAATCAATTTCAAACTTAGTGATTCTCCCCCTGGGATCTCAGTATCCTGGCTTCACTCTTGACCATATACACTCCATTTTCCACAGGTGACTAAAAGTGATTCTATTAGGATATAAATCATATCATATGATTCCCTTGTTTGAAACTCTAATTGTTTGCAATaatacttataaataaaattcagattttctctCAAGACTAACTTCTCACCTTGACTGTTCCCTCTGTATTTTCTGCCCCATATCTTCCTGAGGGTGGCCCCTTCCTGTGATTCACACTTAGCTCGCCTCCTAGGAGAAGTATTCCCTAATCAAACTAAAGCAGTCATCCTTAACTTTGAGATAGAGCCTGGGCagctataatttgttttttaagctcCTCAGGTGGGACTAATATATAGTGATACTAAGAATCACTGCACTAATGAGTTTTGCTTTTGCTTATGATAGTTTTATTCCAATTTATTTCTTGCTACTTCTCACTGCCTGTGGGTTGAAAAGTGGGAAACTACATGTATGAAGtggtaagaaaaaaatggcaatcaTGAGAAACCTGTACTAAATCATTGCCAAAGGACATACCTATCTGTTAAATGCAAGTGAATAGAATTTGTTCAGCCTGtatcaattttttgttgttgttattcatGTCTCTCAGCCCTGGATCACAAAGCTGAAATTGTCAGAAAAATCAAATGCTTTCTTAGCCCATGTTACCAAACCAGGACCATTTTGCCCACTGCATAGTATGTTAATCACTGAATTGACAAGTCTTGCAAAAGAGTTTATTCACATGAAAGTCAAGAGATATGAAGAGATGGGAAACCTAAGTCTCAACCACACAGTCCCAAGGATATAATTAAGGAGTATATAGGAAGAAGTAAGGTGATTCAAGGCATGGGGAAAGGTGATTAAAGGTAAAGCAATctgtacatgtacatgtataatcaGTCTTCACAGCCCTTCACAAGATGCATGTTCACAAAATGGCAGTTTGCAAGATCTGAGGGTAGAGTTTTTGGCCCTCTAACATCAAAAGGCCACCCATCAGACACTTACAAAGACCCAAGTGAAGAGAAGGGTTTTGACACAAGCAGTCCTGAAATCCCTGAAAAGTAACTTGATGTATCCCACAGGTCACAGGAATTATCTGCAGCAAAGCTAATGAGAGACTATTAATAACATATTGCTCAACTGCATGACCCTCAaaattagcaatttttaaaatcaactaaaAGCAAGTGAAACTAGAGTTTTTATTCAGGTGTTTCATGGTTTCATTCAGAACTATCttaactttctgagaaaagattacctttcttttttccaagtCTTGGTAAAAAGCTTCAGTTTGATATAATTTCTTAACactaattattaattttctttactaTGAACTCCATAAGATAGGGGATTTGTCTGTATTGCTCACTGATAATTCCCAACTCTTAGATAATGCCTGATATATAGTAGATGTTTAGTAAATAGTGAATGATgtgattaatttattaatttattcattcaacaaatagttaccatgtgccaggcagcATTCTAGACTTTGAGGCTAtagcaatgaaaattacagaaattataTTAAGTAAAGCAAGCAGCAGAGgactgaacttttaaaaagatagcCAGTAAAGGGTTCACTGAAAAggtgatttttaagaaaagacatcaagaaagtgaagaagcTAGCTATGCAGATATCTGGGAAGATCAACCCACAGGGAATACCACTGGCCCTAAAAACATGTCTGGCATGTTCCagaaatcagcagcaaggaggcCAATGAGTCTAGTTAGTGTAGATTAAGGTAGAAGCCTATTAATCTGATTGAGATAAGAAGGCACTAGAGTAAGATGGGAAGTCATAAATACATTATTGAACTTATGCTTCAACAGAGTCACTTTGGATACTATGTATTGAGAAAAGGCTGAAGATCGAAAGCAGAGAAATCAGTTAGGAAGATGTTTATAATCAGAAGAAAGATAATGGTAATTTGAACACAGTAGTAGGTGGGAGGGGGAGTGgacaaactttattttaaaatagacccAGCAAGATTTAATGAAGGACTGAATCTGGAtgtgaagggggaaaaaaatggaggatATGTACTGAAAGAATGGAGGTACCACTAACTGAagtgaggaaaaaacaaaagaggagTAAGTTTGAGGAACTTGGTTTGGGACATATCCAATTATTGACGCCTTTTAAACATTTAAGTAGAATTCTCAAGTATGTCATAAAAACATATCTGGAATTTAGTGGAGAAATTTAATGTGGAGTTATAAATTGGGGAGTCATCAGCATATAGATGGTATTTAAATCTATGGAACTCCAACATCATTAGGGAATtaaaattagggaaatgtaaatcaaaactatactgaggtTGCATCTCATACCAGAATAGTAGTCATCAAGAATCCATATGAcaaaagatagtggactgagacagacactattaccctatgtacatgtatagtatgaatggtgtgaatctacattgtgtacaaccatagaaataaaaagttgtaccccatttgtgtacaatgaatcaaaatgcagtctgtaaaaaaatgaataaatgaataaaacaatatatgTGACAATAAATtctagagaggatgtggagaaaaaggaacacttatacagTTGgtggactgtaaattagtacaaccactatggaactcagtatggaggctcctcaaaagactaggcagcCACCAAAGGACCCAGCTAtaacactccttggtatttttgCTAAAGAATTTAAGTTATCATaatatagtgatacatgcatagtcatgtttatagaagcacaattcacaatagccaaactatagaaccagcctaggtgtccatcatgGATGAAtcgataaaagaaaatgtggtatatgtacacaatgcagttttattcagtcataaagaaaaatgaaaattatgtcttttgcaggaaatggatggaacttactttatgttaaatgaaataagtcaacctCAGAAGGTTAAgagataaatgttttctctcatatgtggaagctagagaggaaaaaggaaaagaaagatgggaacagatttcatggaaatcaaacagatcagcagaggaaagggatcaagTAGTGGGAGGCAAGGAGAGAGGGGAtagtactggggagtgatattggccaaattatactgttatactgtgtgcatgtatgaatatgtaacatagtcatcattatgtacaattataatgcaccaattaaaaaaaagaaacaaaaggaaatatctAAAGAAACCTACcagcttaaaaaatatatattctcatcattcagaagaaaagaaataattttctattatagAATATAATAGAAGcatttgtttcattatttatctgaaaaataattttgattatctAATTTAGTGATCTGGTTATTCTCTTATTAATTTCCAGTTTCTCCCTCTCTGTCAAAATACATAAGCCAGGTCATTAAAAATCTGATTTGGCAGGCATCTGGAGCACAAACTGAATGACCTAAAGAAATACCACACTAAGATTATCTAATATAATATAATGACTGTAcagaaggcaaagaaaaacaCTGTTTTGTAAACAATATCAAATTGACAATTACTTGTGAGCTCAAGGTCAGAGACAGCACACTTGAGACTTTAGGAACAATAcattaatgtaattaaaatacaCTGTCTCCTACATCTTACTGACCATAAAGATAACTGGGTAAAACTGTTTTGTTCTGTGTTGTTTAATATCAAATCTTGTTCTTTGTtggtttttctgttgttgtttttgcaggACAGGGGatgtactagggactgaactcaggggcacttacccactaagtcacttccccaaccctttatttagTATCTCTGCTATTACCTTGGAGAGTCTGATCAAATTGCCAAGAATTTTGAAATCTAACTAAAATGTAGTAGGAGGCAGCTTCTACACAATCACTTTATCAACCAGTTCTCTGTTCTGAGAAAACTGCAAAAGATCCTGAGACTGGTTCTAAACTCTGCCCATAATAATTAATATCCATTAATATCTATTTTTAGATGATTCTACCTCTGAAAAGGGATTCAAGGCATCAGGgtctctttttttattctttttatctcaGCAAAGAATACTGTTAATAAAAATCAATCTGAATGTATGGGGTAATACATAATGGAAAATATAGTTTACAAAGATTCATTGAAGTTGAACTCACCTGTCCACTTTTCCCAAATTCTAGCTCTACTATGGCAACAGGGGTGTGTATTTGAGATGAGTGCCTTGACTGGGACTTGCCATCAACTCTCCAGCTCAGGCCCCGAAGTCCATTGTCCCAGCGACTCTGGTTCATGAGGCTCTCTCGAATTTTTATCTTGTGGCTCTTCCAGAATTTGGAAATGACAGCAGCCTGGTCAGATGTGATCCCACCTTGCTTTTTGGTTTGAGCAGTCAAGAATGCCTCCAGCTGGTTGAAATCCATGTCTGCAGATGCAATAGActataaaaatgacagaaaaagcaATAAATTTGAATTTGGTAGATAATTAGAAAAACAGCTTCTTAACTACAGAGCATATTTTGAATGATTCTTAAGTACTAACTATTTCTCAAAAGCTCAGTAAGGGAAGTGCAGAGCCAAAGTCTCCTACATGGTAAGCCATGTTTCCCTCTAATTAGTTTTCATAATTGACTACATTGGAGTAGATTCTGTATTATTTTCAGTGAAAAATATCTAAACTGGTACATTCTGCCAACAATGATTCAGAGATACCAGCACCTAAGGAGTAAATACAATGCTTTATTCATGACCTTTAGAAACTATGAGACATTAAACAATACACAGACTATCACCACCATCTTTTTATTTAAGACTTGGTTATTTCAGTGAGGTAAAAAATACATAAGTGTTAGTTTGAAAATGAATATCAAAACTGAGAGATAAAATTGAGAAGACAGTGTGGAGTCAGATTATAAGGTGCCAAAGTCAGAGGTTTAGATATTGTTATATATAGGCAATAAGGAGCCACTAAAGCTAGGTAAGTGGGTAATCACAATGCAAAGCTCAACCTgagcattaataaaataaatttgagaaaagtAAGTAGCTAGACTGAAGGGGGAAATCACCAAAGGGATGAACAATGGGGCTTGGGAGAGGAGAGTGACAGTTAATGATTTAAAACCAGGGCAAGCTTTCCCTTGCCTTTTCTTTGATAGGTCCCTACTCTCTCCTGGTCATAAGGGCTGATATGAATTCCAAATAAGAATATCCTCCTCTTTCTGGGAACACTGACTGGTCCAAATTAATTTCCCAATTTAGAGCAGAAGGACAAATGGTCTTGCCTTTCGGGATCATAGTACAGAAcgatatttatttttgtaagtataaATTGGTGGGGTTTCAAGGTATCCTTCATTAACAGTCCCTccctcattttaattattttcttgaaatggaagtaaaaaagaaaattttaaacacaggAACTCTGCATTGAATTCTATCATGCATGCATTATCTTTTAAGTGTGACAGAGgtgaataaaaaattgaaaacttataGGCTAGGGCAGTTGTTCTCAATGAGGCACCAAAGGCACCTGAGGAATACTGGAGGTTAAGTTTGGCTTCACCATGATTGGAGTATGGCTATCAATATTCCAATCTCCAGCAGGAGCTAGGGATGGTAGGCGTCCTGCAACACTCAAGAAAATGGGTTGGCAGATTTTCTATAAAGGTGTTATCATCTTTGTtgcacattttccttttattaattctgaaaatataaaaactattcttAGCCTTTGGACTATTCAAAAACAAGCAGCACAGCCTGTGGGCTATGGTTTTCCAAATCCTGCTCAATAACATCACAGAATAAACTGATTCATGACTGCAATGCTCCACCTGACATTATGTGAGAAAATCTGTTTATTAAAGTCTAAATAGTAACTATTTTTTACACAAAAGTGTTTTTTCCACAGGTTTTTTAAGAAACGTCTAATTTTTCAGGGATGCATCTATTATAACTTACACTTTGGTTTGGTCATAACTTCACAAACAGGATGTtaagcattttagaaaaatcatattATTGGGGGCAATACTGTTTAAAATATCTGAGCTACCAATGTAAcagatttgtgtgtatgtgcatatgttgCCAAACATTCATAATGACTCTACATATAGGTGCAAGCATCTGATTGATTCATTGTATGTTCTAATTCAATAATGttcaaacatttatattttaaaataaaccttttttatggcatttgcaggaaaatggatgaaactggagaatatcatgctaagtgaaataagccaatctcaaaaaaccaaaggacgaatgatctcgctgataagtggatgatgacacataatggggggtgggaggggttagtgttagggttaaagttagggttagggagggggcaagaatggaggaaggaaggactgtatagagggaaaagaggggtgggaggggtggggggaagggaaaaaataacagaatgaatcaaacaacattaccctatgtaaatttatgattacacaaatggtacgcctttactccatgtacagagaaacaacatgtatcccatttgtttacaataaaaaaaaggtatactcaaaagaaaaataaaataaaataaaaaataaacctttcaaattatgttagttttcttattttttcatttatattacatTTGTCATTAGAAATCTATTAGATCTATTAGAAATTATGCATG is from Sciurus carolinensis chromosome 13, mSciCar1.2, whole genome shotgun sequence and encodes:
- the Commd1 gene encoding COMM domain-containing protein 1 isoform X1, producing MAGELEGGKSLSGLLSGLAQDAFHGHRGITEELLRSQLYPEVPPEEFRPFLAKMRGILKSIASADMDFNQLEAFLTAQTKKQGGITSDQAAVISKFWKSHKIKIRESLMNQSRWDNGLRGLSWRVDGKSQSRHSSQIHTPVAIVELEFGKSGQESEFLCLEFDEVKVNQILKKLSEVEETISTLMQPA
- the Commd1 gene encoding COMM domain-containing protein 1 isoform X2, producing MDFNQLEAFLTAQTKKQGGITSDQAAVISKFWKSHKIKIRESLMNQSRWDNGLRGLSWRVDGKSQSRHSSQIHTPVAIVELEFGKSGQESEFLCLEFDEVKVNQILKKLSEVEETISTLMQPA